Proteins from a genomic interval of Papaver somniferum cultivar HN1 chromosome 4, ASM357369v1, whole genome shotgun sequence:
- the LOC113272173 gene encoding uncharacterized protein LOC113272173 translates to MEYDKAGKHRQLQINDLEEIRNDAYESSRIYKEKTKLFHEKIISQKNFVVGQKVLLFHSRLKLFPVDITSLRDGTTYKVNGHRLKPYYENIAYVNVDEIDLQYLLPLEE, encoded by the exons atggagtaCGATAAAGCGGGGAAACATAGGCAACTACAAATTAATgatctagaggagatacgtaatgatgcttacgagagttcccGCATATACAAAGAAAAGACTAAGCTTTTCCATGAGAAGATAATTTCTCagaagaattttgttgtgggacagaaagttcttttatttcattctcgTCTTAagctatttcctg ttgatatCACTAGTCTTAGAGATGGGACTACTTATaaggtcaacggccatagattgaagccatactatGAAAACATAGCTTATGTGAATGTGGATGAGATAGATCTTCAAtatttactccctctggaggagtag